A window of the Gemmatimonadota bacterium genome harbors these coding sequences:
- the hemH gene encoding ferrochelatase: MKLGILVLNFGEPAEATPGQVIPFLERIFLANAGLEDPSDPDAGRRRSRELAERRAPGLIEEYREIGSSPMNAQALAQAEALEAELLRRGHAPVVLHAFQFTDPLVAEGVARAREAGVTTLVGLPVYPLCGPSTTVAALNDVQKALDALGWAVDFRGISGWHRHPLYLDLRADAIRDAAARDGVSLAEAGSRLVFSAHGTPKKYLGEGSRYVEYVEEFCRETASRLGIEGYDLGYQNHTNRKIEWTQPDITEVVRSVRATRIVVDPISFMHEQSETLAELDIELREEAEKAGLAFHRVPVPHDDARFAVVLADLVEAILSEDRAASGVSLRPCRCRATGDTFCLNAPSQKA, encoded by the coding sequence ATGAAGCTCGGCATTCTCGTCCTCAACTTCGGCGAGCCGGCCGAAGCGACTCCCGGGCAGGTCATCCCCTTCCTCGAGAGGATCTTCCTGGCGAATGCCGGACTCGAGGATCCCTCCGATCCCGACGCCGGGCGCAGACGGAGCCGCGAGCTCGCCGAGCGGCGGGCGCCGGGGCTCATCGAGGAATACCGGGAGATCGGCTCCTCCCCCATGAACGCGCAGGCGTTGGCGCAGGCGGAGGCACTCGAGGCGGAGCTCCTCCGCCGGGGACACGCTCCAGTCGTCCTCCACGCCTTTCAGTTCACCGATCCGCTCGTTGCGGAAGGCGTGGCGCGGGCTCGCGAGGCCGGCGTCACCACCCTGGTGGGACTCCCGGTTTACCCGCTGTGCGGCCCCTCCACGACCGTCGCCGCGCTGAACGACGTGCAGAAGGCGCTCGATGCGCTGGGATGGGCGGTGGACTTCCGCGGCATCTCCGGCTGGCACCGCCACCCCCTCTACCTCGACCTTCGCGCGGACGCGATCCGGGACGCTGCCGCCCGGGACGGGGTGAGCCTGGCCGAAGCGGGCTCACGCCTCGTGTTTTCCGCCCACGGGACCCCGAAGAAGTACCTGGGTGAAGGGAGCCGGTACGTCGAATACGTGGAGGAGTTTTGCCGCGAGACCGCATCGCGGCTTGGGATCGAGGGATACGATCTCGGTTATCAGAATCACACGAATCGAAAGATCGAGTGGACTCAGCCCGACATCACGGAAGTGGTCCGATCGGTCCGCGCCACGCGAATCGTGGTGGATCCGATCTCCTTCATGCACGAACAATCCGAAACCCTCGCCGAGCTCGATATCGAGCTTCGGGAGGAGGCGGAGAAGGCTGGTCTCGCATTCCATCGCGTCCCGGTCCCCCATGACGACGCGCGATTCGCGGTCGTGCTGGCGGATCTCGTGGAGGCTATCCTCTCCGAGGATCGCGCCGCCTCCGGGGTGAGCCTCCGCCCCTGCCGTTGTCGGGCCACCGGTGACACCTTCTGCCTCAACGCGCCATCCCAGAAGGCTTGA
- a CDS encoding M1 family metallopeptidase: MANRSGPARFNRRGAPPGAVVLFFWSFLSLAAAGCSYMPWFRGPETPLAPLWDSVSPPPLAYADSLVEPEPIAIGVPPPSGGTTRNMNVLHYDVELVLPPENDRVSTRTTIRYLRDGVGPHLVELDFTGLPVVLVTHRGRALDFVQDEGLLRFQSPGRPGIYDTLQVEVMARGVPDDGLILRDNVHGAPSAFADNWPDRARYWFPANDHPSDKATVSFTVHAPEGKRVIANGVQVGAPVPADSSRTGGIGGLVTWRWESRVSIPTYLMVVGVAEMEVLDQGLAACGRAPASPRPDGCVEVTGWAFPADLEHAAQVFARAPQMVDLYAGLLGPYPFEKLANVQSSTRFGGMENASAIFYSEQAIAQRRDIEGTVAHEIAHQWFGNSVTPAEWSHLWLSEGFASYLGPYFWEHAESDAAFKSRITRARAEYLDSDVVGRPVVDESVSNLLDLLNENSYEKGALVLHMLRWVMGDRAFFAGLQRYYLRHAGGNVVTADFQRAMEDEYGQSLEWFFQPWLYRPGYPVFRTAWSWDEGAHRARVNITQIQDLSWPVYRLPIELEFQLDGGVHRVTQWIEAREWVMEVAIPERPAAMRLDPDGWILMREERTSGP; encoded by the coding sequence ATGGCTAACCGGAGCGGGCCCGCGCGCTTCAACCGCCGCGGCGCACCGCCGGGCGCGGTCGTCCTCTTCTTCTGGAGTTTCCTGTCGCTCGCTGCGGCGGGGTGTTCGTACATGCCCTGGTTCCGGGGCCCGGAGACGCCGCTCGCTCCACTCTGGGATTCGGTTTCCCCGCCGCCACTCGCCTACGCGGATTCACTCGTCGAACCCGAGCCGATCGCAATCGGAGTTCCGCCGCCCTCCGGGGGCACCACCCGGAACATGAACGTCCTCCACTACGACGTGGAGCTCGTCCTCCCTCCCGAGAACGACCGCGTTTCCACTCGGACGACGATCCGGTACCTCCGGGATGGCGTCGGCCCGCACCTCGTGGAGCTCGACTTCACGGGGCTTCCCGTCGTGCTCGTCACCCACAGGGGCCGGGCCCTCGACTTCGTCCAGGACGAGGGGCTCCTCCGGTTTCAAAGCCCGGGCCGCCCCGGGATTTACGACACCCTCCAGGTCGAAGTGATGGCGCGCGGCGTCCCCGACGATGGCCTCATCCTGCGGGACAACGTGCATGGCGCACCGTCCGCGTTTGCGGACAACTGGCCCGATCGGGCGCGGTATTGGTTTCCCGCCAACGATCACCCATCCGACAAGGCAACCGTTTCCTTCACCGTTCACGCCCCCGAGGGAAAGCGCGTCATCGCGAACGGAGTTCAGGTGGGAGCGCCGGTGCCCGCGGACTCTTCCCGCACGGGGGGGATCGGGGGGCTCGTCACCTGGCGATGGGAATCCCGCGTCTCGATCCCGACCTACCTGATGGTCGTCGGCGTCGCCGAGATGGAGGTTCTCGACCAGGGGCTCGCGGCGTGCGGCAGGGCCCCCGCATCCCCTCGTCCCGACGGATGCGTCGAGGTCACGGGGTGGGCTTTCCCGGCCGACCTCGAGCACGCCGCCCAGGTCTTCGCGCGGGCGCCGCAGATGGTGGACCTCTACGCGGGCCTCCTTGGACCGTATCCCTTCGAGAAGCTTGCCAACGTTCAGTCCTCGACCCGCTTCGGAGGAATGGAGAACGCGTCGGCCATCTTCTATTCGGAACAGGCGATCGCGCAGCGCCGCGACATCGAAGGAACCGTCGCCCATGAGATCGCCCATCAGTGGTTCGGAAACTCGGTGACCCCGGCCGAGTGGTCGCACCTCTGGCTCTCGGAGGGGTTCGCCAGCTACCTGGGTCCCTATTTCTGGGAACACGCCGAAAGCGACGCCGCATTCAAGAGCCGGATAACACGGGCGCGCGCCGAGTACCTCGATTCCGACGTTGTCGGACGCCCTGTGGTGGACGAGTCCGTCTCGAATCTTCTCGACCTCCTGAACGAAAATTCCTACGAAAAGGGCGCCCTCGTCCTGCACATGCTCCGCTGGGTGATGGGCGATCGCGCCTTCTTCGCCGGGCTTCAGCGGTATTACCTCCGCCACGCGGGCGGCAACGTGGTTACCGCGGACTTCCAGCGCGCGATGGAAGACGAGTACGGCCAGTCGCTCGAGTGGTTCTTTCAACCCTGGCTCTATCGCCCGGGCTACCCGGTCTTCCGCACCGCCTGGAGCTGGGACGAGGGCGCCCACCGCGCCCGAGTCAACATCACGCAGATCCAGGACCTGTCCTGGCCCGTTTATCGCCTCCCCATCGAGCTCGAGTTCCAGCTCGACGGAGGAGTCCATCGCGTCACCCAATGGATCGAGGCCCGGGAGTGGGTCATGGAAGTTGCGATCCCCGAGCGCCCCGCCGCGATGCGACTCGACCCGGACGGCTGGATCCTCATGCGGGAGGAACGTACGAGCGGACCCTGA
- a CDS encoding ABC transporter substrate-binding protein, with protein MRSIAPRLALVHLLVLSACSGGSGSGGTTQGSSVTIIEIADISKPHPLISETSLDNGVSAILYRPILGPRWENGELQYLTAEDDVTALARSYEYFGPDSASIRYHLRSDARWSDGRPVTAHDAVWTMETRGDPRTASPRQEYNRQIREIVAEDDSTLVVHFTRRYPEMLFHTGGAVAPRHLYEDTDPAQLRSHPAVNNPGGGNLVVSGPYMIGEWLRGQRLVLVPNPEFQPQPNIQRVVFLPIPEETTRMIELQTGNADMMQLPFDKLELIRTQSPEIRFEVERGRFYDYIAYNPNAHPFLADPEIRRALGLAIDRPALIAALQIQDYAAPAGGPYAPIFRLLYDPVAHAALPYDTLQAKQILDAKGWIPGPDGTRVRSGTRFAFTLATNAGNQRRADASQIIQQAWRRIGVDVQLQTLESNTFFDRLNQRNFEAALAGWGVGLAADMSDMWQGDNPFNQTAFENAEVNRLFDTALSQPTEELAAPYWREAATLIVAEQPYSWLYYMDQVWGVNDRIRNTRIDTLGSYQNIHEWTIVGEEGGAAEGGSPS; from the coding sequence ATGAGATCCATCGCGCCTCGCCTCGCCCTCGTTCACCTTCTCGTCCTCTCGGCCTGCTCGGGAGGCTCCGGCTCGGGAGGGACCACTCAGGGAAGCTCGGTCACGATCATCGAGATCGCGGACATCTCGAAGCCGCATCCGCTGATCTCGGAGACTTCGCTCGACAACGGTGTCTCGGCCATCCTCTATCGCCCGATTCTCGGCCCGCGTTGGGAAAACGGCGAGCTGCAGTACCTCACGGCCGAAGACGACGTGACGGCGCTCGCCCGGAGCTACGAGTATTTCGGGCCCGATTCGGCCTCGATTCGATATCATCTCCGCAGTGACGCCCGATGGTCCGACGGCCGTCCCGTGACCGCGCATGACGCTGTTTGGACGATGGAGACGCGCGGCGATCCCCGCACCGCGTCTCCTCGCCAGGAATACAACCGCCAGATCCGTGAAATCGTCGCGGAGGACGATTCCACTCTCGTCGTCCACTTCACCCGCCGTTACCCGGAGATGCTCTTCCACACGGGTGGAGCCGTGGCGCCCAGGCACCTCTATGAGGACACGGATCCCGCCCAGTTGCGGAGCCATCCCGCGGTCAACAACCCCGGCGGCGGCAACCTCGTGGTGAGCGGACCTTACATGATCGGCGAGTGGCTCAGGGGCCAGCGCCTCGTCCTGGTGCCGAATCCGGAATTCCAGCCGCAGCCGAACATCCAGCGGGTCGTTTTTCTCCCGATCCCGGAGGAAACGACCCGGATGATCGAGCTCCAGACGGGGAATGCGGACATGATGCAGCTCCCCTTCGACAAGCTGGAGCTCATCCGCACGCAGTCACCGGAAATTCGCTTCGAGGTTGAGCGGGGGCGGTTCTACGACTACATCGCATACAACCCCAACGCACACCCGTTTCTGGCGGACCCCGAGATCCGGCGCGCCCTGGGACTCGCCATTGACCGGCCCGCGCTGATCGCGGCGCTCCAGATCCAGGACTACGCCGCACCTGCGGGCGGACCGTACGCGCCCATCTTCCGGCTCCTCTACGACCCCGTCGCTCACGCCGCTCTTCCCTACGACACGCTCCAGGCGAAACAAATCCTCGACGCCAAGGGGTGGATCCCGGGTCCGGACGGTACTCGAGTGCGGAGCGGGACTCGCTTCGCATTTACCCTGGCGACGAACGCCGGGAACCAGCGCCGGGCCGACGCGTCACAGATCATCCAGCAGGCCTGGCGGAGGATCGGCGTGGACGTGCAGCTCCAGACGCTCGAATCGAACACCTTCTTCGACAGGCTAAACCAGAGGAACTTCGAAGCCGCCCTGGCCGGTTGGGGGGTGGGACTCGCAGCCGACATGTCCGACATGTGGCAGGGCGACAATCCGTTCAACCAGACCGCTTTCGAAAACGCGGAGGTGAACCGCCTCTTCGACACCGCCCTCAGTCAGCCCACCGAGGAGCTGGCGGCGCCCTATTGGCGGGAAGCCGCAACTCTCATCGTGGCCGAGCAGCCGTACAGCTGGCTCTATTACATGGACCAGGTCTGGGGGGTCAACGACCGCATCCGAAACACGCGCATCGATACCCTCGGGAGCTACCAGAACATCCACGAGTGGACGATCGTGGGCGAGGAGGGGGGCGCGGCCGAAGGCGGCTCCCCCTCGTAG
- a CDS encoding ABC transporter permease, whose product MFAFLGRRLLGAIPLILGILTLIFFLMHLAPGDPTTRYFDPNISPEVIAQMRANLGLDQPLPIQYLRWMGAFVRGDFGYSFGQMRPIADILPEVMWNTLQLTLVSLVIIFVLGMLIGIYQAVRQYSTGDNVLTFLALFFYSMPGFWFALMLILIFALKASQGDWWIQFPASQMTSLNYGTMNPGAQIGDRIMHLILPSIALGVGSAAGVARYMRGSMLEVIRQDYIRTARAKGLSEGKVVFKHALRNALLPIITLMGLTLPYLFGGSVLVETIFAWPGMGRLIVDAVFQRDYPLIMATSFVISVMVILGNLVADALYAVADPRIRVK is encoded by the coding sequence GTGTTCGCCTTCCTCGGCCGGCGGCTCCTCGGGGCAATCCCCCTGATCCTGGGGATCCTCACCCTCATCTTTTTTTTGATGCATCTGGCACCGGGTGATCCGACGACCCGGTACTTCGATCCGAACATCAGTCCCGAGGTGATCGCGCAGATGCGCGCCAACCTCGGCCTCGACCAGCCCCTCCCCATTCAGTATCTAAGGTGGATGGGCGCCTTCGTGCGCGGGGACTTCGGCTATTCCTTCGGCCAGATGCGGCCGATCGCCGACATTCTCCCCGAAGTGATGTGGAACACCCTCCAGCTCACTCTCGTCTCCCTCGTGATCATCTTCGTCCTGGGGATGCTCATCGGGATTTACCAGGCGGTGCGCCAGTACTCAACCGGGGACAACGTCCTCACCTTTCTGGCCCTCTTTTTTTATTCGATGCCGGGGTTCTGGTTTGCCCTCATGCTCATCCTGATCTTCGCGCTCAAGGCGAGCCAGGGGGACTGGTGGATCCAATTCCCGGCGTCCCAGATGACGAGCCTGAATTACGGTACGATGAACCCGGGTGCGCAGATCGGGGATCGCATCATGCATCTCATCCTGCCCTCGATCGCGCTCGGGGTGGGTTCGGCCGCGGGGGTCGCCCGCTACATGCGTGGCTCGATGCTCGAGGTGATCCGACAGGATTACATCCGCACGGCCCGTGCGAAGGGGCTCAGCGAGGGGAAGGTGGTTTTTAAGCACGCCCTGCGGAACGCCCTTCTCCCGATCATCACGCTCATGGGTCTCACCCTTCCCTACCTCTTCGGGGGATCGGTGCTCGTCGAGACGATCTTCGCCTGGCCGGGAATGGGACGGCTCATCGTGGACGCAGTCTTCCAGCGGGACTATCCGCTCATCATGGCGACGAGCTTCGTCATCTCCGTGATGGTGATCCTGGGGAACCTCGTCGCCGACGCGCTTTACGCGGTGGCCGATCCGCGGATCCGAGTGAAGTAG
- a CDS encoding metalloregulator ArsR/SmtB family transcription factor, producing the protein MVNYSERRYDALFLALADATRRAMVRRLSRGPATIGELGRPFAMTKPAVTKHVKKLEEAGLIRRERRGRTHTCVLDPAAMLRGEEWMERHRKFWESCLDRLVRVVEATAVEVPDHPAKGAEE; encoded by the coding sequence ATGGTTAACTATTCTGAACGCAGGTACGACGCCCTTTTTCTGGCCCTCGCCGACGCCACGCGCCGCGCCATGGTGCGACGACTGAGCCGAGGACCCGCCACCATCGGCGAGCTCGGACGCCCCTTCGCGATGACAAAGCCGGCCGTTACGAAGCATGTGAAGAAGCTCGAAGAAGCCGGGCTCATCCGGCGCGAAAGGCGCGGTCGCACCCACACCTGCGTCCTCGATCCTGCCGCCATGCTTCGCGGGGAGGAATGGATGGAACGCCACAGGAAGTTCTGGGAGTCGTGCCTCGACCGGCTCGTGAGGGTCGTCGAGGCGACCGCCGTAGAAGTTCCCGATCACCCAGCGAAGGGAGCCGAAGAATGA
- a CDS encoding SRPBCC domain-containing protein, with product MTPKTKAHEIELERTLHAPAGKVWDALTKRSELSRWYAPTDDFRTEVLEWDLRVGGTFRIAMHAPDGKTHTCFGVFREITPGRRLSYTWSWEGQDPMDSIVAFDLSEKGGQTILRLTHTGLPSEEARAHHERGWVGIAGRLEALWAA from the coding sequence ATGACCCCGAAGACGAAGGCGCACGAGATCGAGCTGGAGCGCACGCTGCATGCCCCGGCAGGCAAAGTGTGGGACGCACTGACCAAGCGCTCCGAGCTCTCCCGATGGTACGCCCCCACGGACGATTTCCGGACCGAGGTCCTCGAATGGGACCTCCGAGTCGGGGGGACTTTCCGCATCGCCATGCATGCGCCCGATGGGAAGACTCACACCTGTTTCGGTGTCTTCCGAGAAATCACCCCCGGTAGACGACTGTCGTATACCTGGAGCTGGGAGGGGCAGGACCCGATGGACTCCATCGTGGCCTTCGACCTCTCCGAGAAAGGCGGCCAGACCATCCTCCGCCTTACTCACACCGGACTTCCCTCGGAAGAGGCTCGGGCGCACCACGAACGGGGTTGGGTGGGAATCGCCGGGCGGCTCGAGGCGCTCTGGGCCGCGTAG
- the hemE gene encoding uroporphyrinogen decarboxylase has protein sequence MNDRFIRALRREPLDRTPVWFMRQAGRSLPRYAQLKGERDLLEVTRDPELTARITALPLEYFPVDAAVLFADISTIFLGAGLRVSIERGAGPVLPHPYDTAARIRSLQPFDPRDTLDFVLETVRLLKERLDVPVIGFVGAPFTLMTYLVESPRSKERQGTKRFMWAEPALWDELMSYWAEHLLSFARAQAEAGAAGIQLFDSWAGCLSPEDYRRHALPYSRRILRGLADAGVLSIHFATGNPELLPLLAEAGGDAIGLDWRVAINKAWELVGHDRAVQGNLDPACLLAGRDFAIARTDEILKRVGGRPGHIFNVGHGLLPETDPEVVRAVVEHVHSVDLDALRRGRVASLRGKGGP, from the coding sequence ATGAACGACCGCTTCATTCGCGCGCTCCGCCGGGAACCCCTCGACCGGACCCCGGTCTGGTTCATGCGGCAAGCGGGTCGATCGCTTCCGCGTTACGCCCAGCTCAAGGGCGAACGCGATCTCCTGGAGGTCACCCGGGACCCCGAGTTAACCGCCCGAATCACCGCCCTACCCCTCGAATACTTCCCCGTGGACGCGGCCGTCCTCTTTGCCGACATCTCGACGATTTTTCTCGGCGCGGGGCTCAGGGTATCCATCGAGAGGGGCGCGGGGCCCGTGCTTCCCCACCCGTACGACACGGCGGCGCGGATACGGTCTCTCCAGCCCTTCGACCCGCGCGATACCCTGGACTTCGTCCTCGAGACGGTGCGCCTCCTCAAGGAGCGCCTCGATGTTCCCGTGATCGGCTTCGTGGGCGCGCCCTTCACCCTCATGACCTACCTGGTCGAGTCGCCGCGCTCGAAGGAGCGGCAGGGGACCAAGCGGTTCATGTGGGCCGAACCCGCTCTGTGGGACGAGCTGATGTCCTATTGGGCCGAGCACCTCCTCTCCTTCGCGCGGGCCCAGGCCGAGGCGGGCGCCGCCGGGATCCAACTCTTCGACTCCTGGGCGGGCTGTCTCTCGCCCGAGGACTACCGCCGCCACGCCCTTCCTTACTCCCGCCGCATCTTGCGGGGGCTTGCGGATGCCGGGGTGCTCTCGATCCATTTCGCGACCGGAAATCCCGAGCTCCTCCCACTTCTCGCGGAAGCCGGCGGGGACGCGATCGGGCTCGATTGGCGGGTCGCCATCAACAAGGCCTGGGAGCTCGTCGGACACGACCGGGCCGTCCAGGGGAACCTCGATCCGGCCTGTCTCCTGGCCGGCCGTGACTTCGCGATCGCCCGCACCGACGAGATTCTGAAGAGGGTCGGCGGGCGCCCGGGTCACATCTTCAACGTCGGCCATGGTCTTCTTCCCGAGACCGACCCCGAAGTCGTGCGGGCCGTCGTCGAGCACGTGCACTCCGTAGACCTCGATGCGCTTCGGCGCGGAAGAGTTGCGTCCCTTAGGGGAAAGGGCGGACCATGA
- the thyX gene encoding FAD-dependent thymidylate synthase, with protein MNLSASGEGVTRLPEAPIFSLFSFMQTRRPTVPAAEEILGGYFPVLDHGFVSLVDYMGSDEDVERAARVSYGYGTRKQSATRGLIRYLRRHRHTTPSEMVELKFHCAMPMFIARQWIRHRTASVNEYSGRYSLMPLLFYRPEREHFALQSRSNRQGRDEVAPRELWDTAVARWDRLRAESSATYAWLLEEDLARELARIDLPLSTFTQWYWKIDLHNILHFLSLRADPHAQWEIREYARVMAGIVKRVAPLSFEAWLDYDLGGASVSRGELEALGRLLQPRGEDAVEVRPGARGLDGPALAALGLSAREIQELRDKLRPLTLPEFDLDLSAMRSAESVAEEMEEAVPGGFE; from the coding sequence GTGAATCTATCAGCATCCGGAGAGGGGGTCACCCGGTTGCCGGAGGCGCCGATCTTTTCTCTATTCTCCTTCATGCAAACCCGCCGCCCGACCGTCCCCGCCGCCGAAGAGATCCTGGGCGGCTACTTTCCCGTGCTCGACCACGGCTTCGTCTCTCTCGTGGACTATATGGGTTCCGACGAGGACGTTGAAAGGGCGGCCCGCGTCAGCTACGGCTACGGGACCCGGAAGCAATCCGCGACGCGGGGGCTCATCCGGTACCTGCGCCGGCACCGGCACACGACCCCTTCCGAAATGGTGGAGCTCAAGTTCCACTGCGCGATGCCGATGTTCATCGCCCGCCAGTGGATACGACATCGCACGGCCTCGGTGAACGAATACAGCGGCCGTTATTCGTTGATGCCGCTTCTCTTTTACCGGCCGGAGCGGGAGCATTTCGCGCTACAGAGCCGGTCGAACCGGCAGGGGCGGGACGAAGTGGCCCCGCGCGAGCTGTGGGATACCGCGGTCGCGCGGTGGGACCGCCTCCGCGCGGAAAGCTCCGCAACCTACGCCTGGCTCCTCGAGGAGGATCTGGCCCGGGAGCTGGCCCGCATAGACCTTCCGCTTTCGACCTTCACGCAGTGGTATTGGAAGATCGACCTCCACAACATCCTTCACTTCCTCTCGCTGAGAGCCGATCCACACGCACAGTGGGAGATCCGGGAGTACGCGCGCGTGATGGCGGGAATCGTGAAGCGGGTCGCTCCCCTCTCCTTCGAGGCATGGCTGGACTACGACCTGGGAGGTGCGAGCGTGAGCCGCGGGGAACTGGAGGCGCTCGGACGACTTCTCCAGCCGCGGGGAGAGGATGCGGTCGAGGTCCGGCCGGGAGCGCGAGGCCTCGATGGCCCTGCCCTCGCCGCCCTCGGACTCTCCGCTCGGGAAATCCAGGAGCTTCGGGACAAGCTGCGCCCCCTCACCCTCCCGGAATTCGATCTCGATCTTTCAGCGATGCGCTCGGCGGAGTCCGTCGCCGAAGAGATGGAAGAAGCCGTCCCGGGTGGGTTCGAATAG
- a CDS encoding ABC transporter permease has protein sequence MTRPLDLAFAALLPGANHLRRGRLGLGTTLLATWGASLALGVVRWNRVIAIVQAPVLRLDGLLALGTLLLLLALTWGVALRDLREREPSREARGGVSQWAIAAQSFRKNRMAMAGLGVMIVLYVVTLLTPLIAPFDPAVQGDIVATRYLSPSLENFMGTDRFGRDIFTRTLYGARISLSIGFIAMAIGVTIGTLLGAVGGYFGGFVDSGLMRLTDLMLAFPRLILLIVIIAMFEPSIFMVVAILGFTGWMGIARIVRSEVLSLREREFVQAARALGMSDLRIVLRHVIPNTLAPVIVFSTLLIGNTILVEAGLSFLGLGVQAPTPSWGNMISEGRDALLTAWWIATFPGLAIVFTVVAFNLLGDGLRDALDPRLRT, from the coding sequence ATGACGCGCCCCCTCGATCTCGCCTTCGCCGCTCTCCTCCCCGGAGCGAATCATCTCCGCCGGGGACGGCTCGGCCTGGGCACGACGCTCCTGGCGACCTGGGGCGCGTCCTTGGCCCTCGGCGTGGTGAGGTGGAACCGCGTCATTGCGATCGTTCAGGCGCCGGTCCTCCGGCTGGACGGCTTGCTCGCGTTAGGGACCCTCCTTCTCCTCCTGGCGCTGACCTGGGGCGTGGCCCTCCGCGACCTCCGAGAGCGCGAGCCCTCCCGAGAGGCACGCGGCGGCGTCTCCCAGTGGGCGATCGCCGCGCAGAGCTTCAGGAAGAACCGGATGGCGATGGCAGGACTGGGGGTCATGATCGTCCTGTACGTCGTGACCCTCCTCACCCCCCTCATCGCCCCCTTCGACCCGGCCGTCCAGGGCGACATCGTCGCGACGCGGTACCTTAGCCCTTCCCTCGAAAACTTCATGGGAACCGACCGCTTCGGCCGGGACATCTTCACGCGTACCCTTTATGGGGCGCGGATCTCGCTCTCCATCGGCTTCATCGCGATGGCGATCGGTGTGACCATCGGCACGCTGCTGGGCGCGGTAGGAGGATACTTCGGCGGATTCGTGGACTCGGGACTGATGCGCCTCACCGACCTGATGCTCGCCTTCCCCCGGCTCATCCTCCTCATCGTCATCATCGCGATGTTCGAGCCGTCGATTTTCATGGTGGTGGCCATCCTCGGATTCACGGGGTGGATGGGAATCGCGCGGATCGTCCGGAGCGAAGTGCTCTCGCTCCGCGAACGAGAGTTCGTGCAGGCGGCCCGTGCCCTGGGGATGAGCGATCTCCGTATCGTGCTTCGACACGTAATCCCCAATACCCTCGCTCCGGTGATCGTCTTCTCGACCCTCCTGATCGGGAACACGATCCTCGTCGAGGCCGGCCTCTCCTTCCTCGGGCTCGGCGTGCAGGCACCCACCCCTAGCTGGGGAAACATGATCTCGGAGGGGCGGGACGCCCTCCTCACGGCCTGGTGGATCGCCACCTTTCCAGGGCTCGCCATCGTCTTTACCGTGGTGGCATTCAACCTTCTCGGCGACGGCCTCCGGGACGCCCTGGATCCGCGCCTCCGCACCTGA